Proteins co-encoded in one Callospermophilus lateralis isolate mCalLat2 chromosome 2, mCalLat2.hap1, whole genome shotgun sequence genomic window:
- the LOC143389246 gene encoding interferon-induced very large GTPase 1-like: protein MDTTEKNLDEPLLRGKRRQDLQEMLKEVGLDVEYWLPKLQQDLGVTCARVLQSLKKEDLQKLKFHERYSWEKRALEKLLDLSHSHSLLELQESQVERINRKQKQAEQLLQDLGNFLVEGKQRQEEEVRKKEAELRQAMEIPEEYWSEPEKPLREVMEIMQRQLSAKEQILAHRQNLSDRDLVRSASGGLALQGIYNTCHHKDLIQRREELLSVPKEFSLLGPQQGTRMETEEFTSSQAEVMFTQSMENLGFSLTTSAKGGGWVFSFETDLDKSKYLESKETHQANSECSYFCSTKFIYVPIASCHFPTDHLQLSSAAFQELKHLEDLLDQTTDPEESQLLRHWSETFFHRFGSHANQGPLHLGGIYWWKVVSKGFQSDQLVDIKQQAIETLDIYIRDSYNGFGVNVATGVNESDSHSKADNQNKTFQNLQTKFQLSVSKTGGPPEADDLAQWKTGLVASNQTWCVIDRGFQLVPIWDIILSSHRSDFKDPCKVAKCLRDNYTALTGFTAQIQEGEELLSVRQEVRVFLDAVKSWEVSDPEEQLQKLINFMQTLSQKTKRNDTWINLCLRDKDLQTFLVNTVNFCKMSTNCKTNYIKIQLCSLLDPHIYKVENFPQTHSIMHWIKQSDSEQEQVHISQFSEFIKNLTKTQEEFSEVKVQVKVEEAQRKATYEVCLALNSFLSHLKATEQPDTQLLLLSIAAGAGYQVGSNIFKPLLGRGELNFLLDEMQSVFNEYQQLKSISSYRAHAFLVLTGLTATAELRALPKEEKTKRMEFIIKHMGQLFSKEVVHVLTKFEEDHDWGNLERNLRLLIDGDYEATISSLKRDEVERELLNIFHESKLPCEPDINENNTSEIIENEAFLDLLQRLGLQHYYPKKMSKAKFHLIYKTSLYNTQPNSEKELPFYFLQKLMLLDYGLRYLVFKDYGNREYEVSPSATNQEYEAFDPYEDAVEDSDTLTDPLTTESRPHIHPMDIQMTIFHCADDFARQYILTKLSTCQFALPLLVPKPCTSQIEFSLWSLRKVRRSWQQEKKSPHGKNSHKCQQMCCISTPIVSFIRVGNGLSASKSQIVNCLLSEHKHDVFFHRHCRESTKNCHLMGGVVEICWFWPGGEVEDRFDNCVTFMNLHGDAKEHKRQLTFLQEVSSLIVVLMSASDDNKQNQKIVRDLCQSSRSLICLLDDKEKSKPSSSGTRVKIGLRNRNEAELTEELTTTIRRLLELSDTALSLEDCSQIARQQGFLIDEDQRDCKEGKEKAQSIMALLRGTELSEVKETFLPLQGQLWQLWCRKDKELYHLREKGNRSIEQHKSELETEKQIIRQKQVQRAFPLNDVMFSVLQILHSYSETHTTLYFLQWMSVFLDRLTAEHLENLHEKLNHLWSIVKTEKQSSQSINSLELCQKKISDYTLGIEQFLREVGQIYEALEETSSTNDIDLLFLPQIAADLMIAGVPIELMDGDASYVPLKWVAAVFDKLSEKLGDKRLFVLSVLGLQSSGKSTLLNALFGLQFSVSAGRCTKGAYMQLLKVDQTSTEELGFDFVLVVDTEGLRAPELSNKSQNWDNELATFVIGLANLTLINIFGENPSEMQDILQIAVQAFLRMKQVKISPRCIFVHQNVGEVTAKDQTTEGRRRLEQRLDEMAALAAKQEECSDVTCFSDVIKFDVNTHVYYFAHLWDGNPPMAPPNPRYSHNVQELKSRILLTAKQESRGSIMKILDVKFRVQDLWRALVSENFIFSFRNTREVMAMSKLETMYNHWTWELRNHMLDLQNQLHNQIQNRKILTLTSSIIECPVTEKYETIKQVLEKYFTEDPEREILVQWKAYFENKLLILKESLISDTKRKAHELISLKKNQERLEQKKTVYENELLKKSQNLALSVKGKKLSDEELYEKFSQLWGKWVCEVSSNVPQATEPNIDVDAENILLEHFRKEKNIVEKLKRNIEKNFQLDFRKHVKMCKEYIIFSKSLEASDEISIKNTTDRIFFSFKECIDSIENQQRDYDQNDFHQILRIIEEEVKSEHTKNRYIFTSKYNIELSSYLFQKASKHFKKRHHAFRMANDPVNYLEQKKDDFFMSFKISCQGATSITCFVDFLWQKLTPAVSATIQGKVVPRIAGEIRASCPAFNGNRSNLEKHILISLAEEENFENYWQYIHNPKSFFRSYIENHTQKYCSDNRDKKIKTLFKTSLEDIKNTILSAIHESTAVAKDKSSTASGWLDLFCDHLGNNLIFPRRDLVNIEHQEIKDMDFLKEAMSAGLDPAMKTVEQNLSSMPIEEMVPEIEKILSEHLCGCWKQCPFCNAICTNTIPEHDGDHSVPFHRLEAVCGVSWYRTDHFVIDCCTSSVASDSWFILRDDRKFPYKNYRQAGGDYATWSITPDSSTQPYWKWFISHFRTKLEEKYQLKFIDKGQIPYEWGKITKQEVLNDLKK from the coding sequence ATGGACACAACAGAGAAGAACCTTGATGAGCCTTTGCTCAGAGGCAAAAGGAGGCAAGATCTCCAAGAGATGCTGAAAGAAGTGGGACTGGATGTTGAGTACTGGTTGCCCAAGCTGCAGCAAGATCTGGGTGTGACTTGTGCCCGGGTATTACaatcattaaaaaaagaagacctCCAGAAGCTGAAATTCCATGAACGATATTCATGGGAGAAAAGGGCCCTGGAGAAGCTGCTTGACCTGTCCCACTCACATAGTCTTCTAGAGTTACAGGAATCACAAGTGGAGAGGATAAACCGAAAGCAGAAGCAGGCTGAACAATTGCTGCAGGATCTGGGAAACTTCCTAGTAGAAGGGAAGCAGAGACAggaagaggaagtgaggaaaaaaGAAGCAGAGCTGAGGCAAGCCATGGAGATCCCTGAAGAGTACTGGTCAGAGCCTGAAAAGCCCCTCAGGGAAGTCATGGAAATCATGCAGAGACAACTCAGTGCCAAGGAGCAGATACTGGCCCACAGGCAAAATCTATCAGATAGGGATCTGGTAAGATCCGCGTCTGGAGGGCTGGCCCTGCAGGGAATATACAACACCTGCCACCACAAGGACCTGATACAGAGGAGAGAGGAGCTGCTCAGTGTCCCCAAAGAGTTCTCACTCCTTGGACCTCAGCAGGGCACACGGATGGAAACTGAAGAATTTACATCTTCTCAAGCAGAAGTCATGTTCACCCAGTCTATGGAGAATTTAGGCTTCAGTTTAACTACTTCAGCTAAGGGTGGAGGTTGGGTATTTAGTTTTGAAACTGATTTAGACAAAAGCAAATATTTAGAATCCAAGGAAACTCATCAAGCAAATTCTGAGTGCTCTTATTTCTGCTCAACAAAGTTTATTTATGTTCCCATAGCATCCTGCCACTTTCCCACTGATCATCTCCAGTTGTCCAGTGCTGCTTTTCAGGAATTGAAACATCTTGAAGACCTCCTAGATCAGACTACAGACCCAGAGGAATCCCAGTTGCTGAGACACTGGAGTGAAACATTCTTCCACAGGTTTGGCTCTCATGCTAACCAAGGCCCTCTGCACCTGGGAGGAATCTACTGGTGGAAGGTTGTCTCAAAGGGGTTCCAAAGTGACCAGCTGGTTGATATAAAGCAGCAGGCAATAGAGACCCTGGATATTTACATAAGAGACAGCTACAATGGCTTTGGAGTGAATGTTGCCACAGGCGTGAATGAGTCAGACTCACATTCAAAAGCAGATAATCAGAACAAAACTTTCCAAAACCTCCAAACCAAATTCCAATTATCTGTGTCCAAGACAGGTGGACCACCAGAAGCAGATGACCTTGCTCAATGGAAAACTGGCCTTGTTGCCAGCAATCAAACCTGGTGTGTCATTGACCGGGGATTCCAGCTGGTGCCTATTTGGGACATCATCCTCTCCAGCCACAGAAGTGATTTTAAGGATCCATGTAAGGTAGCTAAGTGTCTGAGAGACAACTACACTGCTCTGACTGGCTTCACTGCCCAGATCCAAGAGGGAGAGGAATTACTGAGTGTTAGGCAAGAGGTTAGAGTTTTTCTAGATGCTGTGAAGTCCTGGGAAGTCTCTGATCCTGAAGAACAGCTTCAAAAGCTGATAAATTTCATGCAAACACTGagtcaaaaaacaaaaagaaatgacaCTTGGATTAACCTATGCCTCAGAGATAAGGATCTGCAGACTTTTCTAGTCAATACTGTCAATTTTTGCAAAATGTCTACCAATTGtaaaacaaattatattaaaattcagTTGTGCAGCCTTCTAGATCCTCACATCTACAAAGTGGAAAATTTTCCTCAGACTCACTCCATTATGCACTGGATCAAACAGTCAGATTCAGAGCAAGAGCAAGTCCACATCTCCCAATTTTCTGAATTCATTAAAAACTTAACAAAAACACAAGAAGAATTCTCGgaagtaaaggtccaagtaaaagTAGAAGAAGCTCAAAGAAAGGCCACATATGAGGTCTGCTTGGCTCTCAACAGCTTCTTGAGCCACTTGAAAGCAACAGAGCAGCCAGACACACAGCTCTTACTACTTTCCATTGCAGCTGGCGCAGGATATCaggtgggaagcaatatttttaagccTCTCCTGGGGCGTGGTGAGTTAAACTTCCTACTGGATGAAATGCAATCTGTCTTTAATGAATACCAGCAGCTCAAAAGTATTTCCAGTTATAGGGCCCATGCATTCCTGGTGCTCACAGGTCTGACAGCCACAGCTGAATTAAGAGCTCTACCTAAAGAAGAGAAGACAAAACGCATGGAATTTATAATAAAACACATGGGACAATTATTTTCTAAAGAAGTTGTACATGTCCTCACTAAATTTGAAGAAGATCATGATTGGGGAAACCTAGAAAGAAACTTGAGATTACTCATTGATGGAGATTATGAAGCCACCATCTCTTCTTTGAAAAGGGATGAAGTTGAAAGAGAGTTactaaatattttccatgaaaGTAAACTGCCCTGTGAACCAGATATTAATGAAAATAACACAAGTGAAATAATAGAAAATGAAGCCTTCCTAGACTTACTCCAGCGTCTAGGCCTACAACATTACTACCCTAAAAAAATGAGTAAAGCTAAATTTCATCTGATCTACAAGACTTCTCTTTACAACACCCAGCCCAATTCTGAAAAGGAActtcccttttatttccttcagAAACTAATGTTGCTGGATTATGGACTGAGATACCTTGTCTTTAAAGACTATGGAAATAGAGAATATGAGGTTTCTCCAAGTGCCACCAATCAGGAATATGAGGCTTTTGATCCATATGAAGATGCTGTTGAAGATAGTGATACTCTCACTGATCCTTTGACTACTGAGTCAAGGCCCCACATTCACCCCATGGATATCCAGATGACCATTTTTCACTGTGCAGATGATTTTGCCAGACAATATATTTTGACCAAACTTTCCACTTGTCAATTTGCCCTGCCTCTCCTGGTGCCAAAACCTTGCACTTCTCAAATTGAATTCTCTCTCTGGTCTCTCAGAAAAGTAAGGAGAAGTTGGCAGCAAGAAAAGAAATCACCACATGGGAAGAACAGTCATAAGTGTCAGCAGATGTGTTGTATCTCCACCCCCATTGTGTCCTTCATTAGGGTGGGCAATGGCCTGTCTGCTTCCAAATCTCAGATTGTGAACTGTCTTCTCAGTGAGCACAAACATGATGTGTTTTTCCACCGACACTGCAGGGAAAGCACCAAGAACTGCCACTTGATGGGAGGCGTGGTAGAAATCTGCTGGTTTTGGCCTGGAGGGGAAGTGGAGGACAGGTTTGACAACTGTGTGACCTTCATGAATCTTCATGGAGATGCAAAGGAACATAAAAGGCAGCTCACCTTCCTGCAGGAGGTCTCTTCTCTCATTGTGGTCCTCATGTCAGCTTCTGATgacaacaaacaaaaccaaaaaattgTCCGTGACCTATGTCAGTCATCAAGATCATTGATCTGTTTGCTAGACGACAAAGAAAAATCCAAACCCAGTAGTTCtggtacaagagtgaaaattggcctgAGGAATAGAAATGAGGCAGAATTGACAGAGGAGCTCACAACTACCATCAGACGTTTGCTAGAGCTCTCTGACACAGCTCTCAGCCTAGAGGACTGTTCTCAAATTGCTCGCCAGCAAGGATTTCTTATTGATGAAGACCAGAGAGATTGTAAGGAGGGCAAAGAAAAGGCACAGAGTATAATGGCTCTTTTAAGAGGAACAGAGTTGTCTGAGGTGAAGGAAACCTTTCTACCCCTTCAGGGACAACTGTGGCAACTTTGGTGTAGGAAGGACAAAGAACTTTATCatctgagagagaagggaaatcgaAGCATTGAACAACACAAGAGTGAGCTTgagacagaaaaacaaataattcgGCAAAAACAGGTGCAAAGAGCTTTTCCTCTCAATGATGTAATGTTCTCTGTGCTTCAAATTCTCCACAGCTATTCAGAAACTCACACCACACTCTACTTCTTGCAATGGATGAGTGTGTTTTTAGATAGGTTGACTGCAGAGCATTTGGAGAACCTACATGAAAAGCTAAATCATTTGTGGTCAATTGTGAAAACAGAAAAGCAAAGCTCCCAAAGCATCAACTCTTTGGAACTCTGCCAAAAGAAGATTAGTGACTATACCTTAGGAATTGAGCAATTTCTCAGAGAGGTTGGCCAGATCTATGAAGCTCTGGAAGAAACTTCCTCCACAAATGATATAGATCTTCTCTTCCTTCCCCAAATTGCTGCAGACCTGATGATAGCTGGTGTCCCCATAGAGCTGATGGATGGAGATGCTTCCTATGTGCCCCTAAAGTGGGTGGCAGCTGTTTTTGACAAGCTCTCTGAGAAACTTGGAGACAAACGGCTCTTTGTCCTCTCTGTCCTTGGCCTGCAGAGCTCTGGGAAGTCTACCCTACTGAATGCTCTTTTTGGGCTGCAGTTCAGTGTAAGTGCAGGCAGGTGTACTAAGGGGGCCTACATGCAGCTCCTGAAGGTAGACCAGACATCCACAGAGGAACTTGGCTTTGACTTTGTGCTGGTTGTAGACACAGAAGGACTTCGGGCCCCAGAACTCAGCAACAAATCTCAGAACTGGGACAACGAGTTAGCCACCTTTGTCATTGGGCTTGCAAACTTGACTCTGATCAATATATTTGGGGAGAATCCATCAGAAATGCAAGATATCCTACAGATAGCTGTCCAAGCCTTTCTGAGGATGAAACAAGTGAAAATTTCCCCCAGGTGCATATTCGTCCATCAGAATGTAGGAGAAGTTACAGCTAAAGACCAAACTACAGAAGGACGAAGGCGGTTAGAGCAGAGGCTAGATGAAATGGCAGCACTGGCTGCTAAACAAGAAGAGTGCTCAGATGTAACCTGCTTCAGTGATGTCATCAAGTTTGATGTCAATACTCACGTGTACTACTTTGCTCACCTCTGGGATGGCAATCCCCCCATGGCCCCTCCCAATCCTCGCTATAGCCACAATGTCCAAGAACTGAAAAGTAGAATCCTTTTGACTGCCAAACAGGAATCCAGAGGAAGCATCATGAAGATATTAGATGTAAAATTCAGAGTTCAAGATTTGTGGAGAGCCCTGGTAAGTGAGAACTTCATTTTCAGTTTCAGGAACACACGAGAGGTCATGGCCATGAGCAAACTGGAAACCATGTATAACCACTGGACCTGGGAACTCAGGAATCATATGTTGGACTTGCAGAACCAGCTTCACAATCAGATTCAGAATAGAAAAATACTGACACTCACATCAAGCATAATTGAGTGTCCAGTTACAGAGAAATATGAAACCATCAAGCAAgtacttgaaaaatattttactgaagacccagagagagagatacttgtccaatggaaagcctatttTGAAAATAAACTACTAATCCTTAAGGAGTCACTTATTTCAGACACCAAGAGAAAAGCCCATGAACTtattagcctcaaaaaaaatcaagaacGACTAGAACAGAAAAAGACTGTATATGAAAATGAATTATTGAAGAAGAGCCAAAACTTGGCGTTAAGTGTAAAAGGTAAAAAGTTAAGTGATGAAGAGTTATATGAGAAATTCAGTCAACTTTGGGGAAAATGGGTTTGTGAAGTGTCCTCAAATGTCCCTCAAGCCACAGAGCCTAACATTGATGTGGATGCTGAAAACATCCTTTTGGAACatttcagaaaagagaaaaacataGTAGAAAAACTAAAGAGAAATATTGAAAAGAATTTTCAGCTAGATTTTAGAAAACATGTCAAGATGTGTAAGGAATATATAATTTTCTCAAAGAGTTTAGAGGCCTCTGATGAAATATCGATTAAAAATACTACTGAtcgtattttttttagttttaaagaaTGTATTGATAGTATTGAGAATCAACAACGTGATTATGATCAAAATGACTTTCATCAAATCCTGAGAATAATAGAAGAGGAAGTGAAATCTGAACACACCAAGaatagatatatatttacaaGCAAATACAACATTGAATTATCTTCATATTTATTTCAAAAAGCATCAAAGCATTTTAAGAAAAGGCACCATGCATTTAGGATGGCAAATGATCCTGTAAACTATTTAGAACAAAAGAAAGATGATTTTTTCATGAGTTTCAAGATCTCCTGCCAAGGTGCAACCTCCATCActtgttttgttgattttctgtGGCAAAAGCTCACTCCTGCTGTCTCTGCTACCATCCAGGGGAAAGTGGTCCCTAGAATAGCTGGGGAGATAAGAGCCTCCTGCCCTGCATTCAATGGAAACAGGTCTAACCTGGAGAAACACATTCTCATCTCTCTagcagaagaagaaaattttgaaaattactgGCAATACATTCACAATCCAAAATCATTTTTTAGGAGTTACATTGAGAACCATACCCAAAAGTACTGTTCAGACAACagagataaaaaaataaagactttaTTTAAAACAAGTCTTGAGGACATCAAGAATACCATCCTTTCTGCCATTCATGAATCCACAGCAGTAGCTAAAGACAAAAGCAGCACTGCATCTGGGTGGCTGGATTTGTTCTGTGATCACCTGGGGAACAACTTGATTTTCCCACGAAGAGACTTGGTAAACATTGAGCACCAAGAGATAAAAGATATGGATTTTCTCAAAGAAGCCATGAGTGCAGGTTTGGATCCTGCAATGAAGACAGTGGAACAGAACTTGTCAAGTATGCCTATAGAAGAAATGGTTCCTGAAATTGAGAAAATCCTCTCTGAACATCTCTGTGGATGTTGGAAACAGTGTCCCTTCTGTAATGCAATTTGTACAAACACAATTCCTGAACACGATGGAGACCACAGTGTTCCATTTCATCGTCTTGAGGCTGTCTGTGGAGTGAGCTGGTATAGAACAGACCACTTTGTCATTGATTGTTGTACTAGTTCAGTAGCAAGTGATTCTTGGTTTATTTTGAGAGATGATCGGAAATTCCCATATAAGAACTATCGGCAGGCAGGAGGGGATTATGCCACATGGAGCATCACCCCAGATTCATCCACCCAGCCATACTGGAAATGGTTTATCTCTCACTTCAGAACAAAAttggaagaaaaatatcagcTAAAATTTATAGATAAAGGTCAAATCCCCTATGAATGGGGCAAaatcactaagcaggaagtgcttaatgacttgaaaaaataa